The genomic window tcacagagctaagaggtctcaccactgcccacattgtgaggagattttcccaattctatcaaagctaaaaatacacctaaaaatacacacaggagagaagccttactcctgctctgactgtggggggAGATTCTCCCGATTGGATACCTTAAAATGTCACCAacgaatacatacaggagagaagccttactcctgctttGACTGTGGTAAATGCTTTaaaacatcaactgagctaaaaTCTCATCAgcgaagacacacaggagagaagccttactcctgctctgactgtggggagAGTTTCTCCAGATTGGATACCTTAAAATGTCACCAACAAATGCATACAGGAGTGAAGCCCTACTCTTGCTCtgaatgtggaaagagtttctctcaacagggcaacttaaaaacacaccaacgtatacataaaggagagaagccttactcctgctttgactgtgggaaaggctttaaaacatcaactgagctaaaaTCTCATCAgagaactcacacaggagagaagcctcactactgctctgactgtggggcgagtttctctcaaTTGAGCAATTTAAGAAGACACCAACGTATACataaaggagagaagccttactactgctctgactgtgggacaAGTTTCTCTCAATTGAgcaacttaaaaacacaccaacgtatacataaAGGAGAGAAGTTCTCTCAGACCAGCTAAGATTAAAGTCACTCCATCACTTAATTCTCATTTGATAAAAGAAGTGGTAAAAGTGAATTGGATCAAATTAAGAAAGCGTAGAACACTATTTTAATCCAGTTGTTTCTCACTGGGAGAACCGTGCAGAGGAAAGGGAGCGTTATAGAATGTTAGCCTCTCTTTACTTTACTGATCAGTGTGCACCTGGTCAGTTTTGGTGTGTTTTGTTAGATTCTACTGTAAACATATTGAGATTACCTGGATTTTCCCTTAGCGTTGAAAACCCTCTGAGGGATCACTTGTTAAAACAATGGAGTGTGATGGTTGACTGGGTGGTACGGCTTCCCTCTGCAGTTTTCTGTGGGAATGAGCTGGTAATcacaacatgtatcagatagagatggtgtgatgatcagtTTTCACCACTAGTTTGGGTATATTATTTTTGCTTTTAATCAACTTTGTTTGTTTGAAACATCTACACTGGAAACaatatatataaatgcaacatgtgaagtgttggtcgcATGTTTCAAGaccagaaatgttccatctgCACAGaaagtgtatttctctcaaatgctgtgctcaaatttgtttccatccctgttagttagcattttttctttgccaatataatccatccatctgacaggtgtggcatatcaa from Salvelinus namaycush isolate Seneca chromosome 40, SaNama_1.0, whole genome shotgun sequence includes these protein-coding regions:
- the LOC120033478 gene encoding zinc finger protein 239-like encodes the protein MGVDKEVSNCPHCEEIFPILSKLKIHLKIHTGEKPYSCSDCGGRFSRLDTLKCHQRIHTGEKPYSCFDCGKCFKTSTELKSHQRRHTGEKPYSCSDCGESFSRLDTLKCHQQMHTGVKPYSCSECGKSFSQQGNLKTHQRIHKGEKPYSCFDCGKGFKTSTELKSHQRTHTGEKPHYCSDCGASFSQLSNLRRHQRIHKGEKPYYCSDCGTSFSQLSNLKTHQRIHKGEKFSQTS